Proteins co-encoded in one Alphaproteobacteria bacterium PA2 genomic window:
- a CDS encoding aminotransferase, with the protein MTPEFHRIKRLPPYVLEEVNRIKARLRAQGTDIIDFGMGNPDMPTPKHIVAKLIETARDPKAGRYSASKGIIGLRRAMAGYYDRRFGVKLNPDTEVIATLGSKEGFANLAQALTAPGDVILCPNPAYPIHAYGFIMAGGVIRHLPAPSPEAYLSGVSAAMRQSSPAPSVLILSYPSNPTAQCVDVDFYKDAVALAKKHDLLVISDIAYSEIYFDDNPPPSILEVDGAKDIAVEVNSLSKTYAMAGWRVGMVVGNERICAALARVKSYLDYGAYTPIQVAAATALNGPQDCVEEIRGIYKKRRDTLITTMKRAGWDIPSPPASMFAWAPVPEPYREAGAMLFSKLLIEEAGVAVAPGVGFGEYGEGFVRVGLVENEHRIRQAARNVKKFLSNADEILGRAHNSMAKK; encoded by the coding sequence ATGACTCCTGAATTCCACCGTATCAAACGCCTCCCTCCCTACGTTCTGGAGGAGGTCAACCGCATCAAGGCGCGCCTGCGCGCCCAGGGCACCGACATCATCGACTTCGGCATGGGCAATCCCGACATGCCGACTCCCAAGCATATTGTCGCCAAGCTGATCGAAACCGCCCGCGATCCCAAGGCTGGCCGCTATTCCGCCTCCAAGGGTATCATTGGTCTGCGTCGCGCCATGGCGGGCTATTACGACCGCCGCTTCGGGGTGAAGCTGAACCCTGACACGGAAGTCATAGCCACGCTTGGCTCGAAGGAAGGCTTCGCCAATCTGGCCCAGGCCCTCACGGCGCCGGGCGATGTCATCCTGTGCCCGAATCCGGCCTATCCGATCCACGCCTATGGTTTCATCATGGCCGGGGGCGTCATCCGTCACCTGCCGGCGCCGTCGCCCGAAGCCTATCTGTCCGGCGTCAGCGCGGCCATGCGCCAGTCCAGCCCGGCGCCAAGCGTGCTGATCCTGTCCTATCCGTCCAATCCGACTGCCCAGTGCGTCGATGTGGACTTCTACAAGGACGCCGTGGCCCTGGCCAAGAAGCACGACCTGCTGGTCATTTCCGACATCGCCTATTCAGAGATCTATTTTGACGACAATCCGCCGCCTTCAATCCTTGAGGTTGACGGCGCCAAGGACATTGCCGTTGAGGTCAATTCCCTGTCCAAGACCTATGCCATGGCCGGCTGGCGGGTCGGCATGGTGGTCGGCAATGAGCGGATCTGCGCCGCCCTTGCCCGGGTGAAGTCCTATCTGGACTATGGCGCCTATACGCCGATCCAGGTGGCGGCTGCGACGGCGCTCAACGGTCCCCAAGACTGCGTCGAGGAAATCCGCGGTATCTACAAGAAGCGCCGCGACACGCTGATCACCACCATGAAGCGGGCAGGGTGGGACATTCCCTCGCCGCCAGCCTCCATGTTCGCCTGGGCGCCTGTTCCCGAGCCCTATCGCGAAGCTGGCGCCATGCTGTTCTCCAAGCTGCTGATTGAGGAGGCCGGCGTGGCCGTGGCGCCTGGCGTCGGGTTTGGCGAGTACGGAGAGGGCTTCGTCCGCGTCGGCCTTGTCGAGAACGAGCACCGGATCCGGCAGGCCGCCCGGAACGTCAAGAAGTTCCTCAGCAATGCGGACGAGATCCTCGGTCGGGCCCACAACTCCATGGCGAAGAAATGA